Proteins from one Deltaproteobacteria bacterium genomic window:
- a CDS encoding ubiquinone/menaquinone biosynthesis methyltransferase, with protein MTNPIQRPESEAKIAAMFDRVAPRYDLLNRLLSARQDQRWRRHLAALVPYRPGGAYLDCATGTADVLLTVGHKHPEYSELIGADISAEMLAIGQTKVNTSGLKQAVRLTRMSAEALALPDAKFDCVSISFGLRNVVDRGKALQEFHRVLKIGGTLLILEFFIPKRGLLGAVFQLYFHHILPFIGGILSDRDAYKYLPQSVGSFYTPDELRSALYERGYIVDSVKSYLFGACRLVQAIKQ; from the coding sequence GTGACTAATCCTATTCAGCGCCCCGAGAGCGAAGCCAAGATTGCCGCCATGTTTGACCGGGTGGCGCCGCGCTATGACCTTCTAAATCGGCTACTTAGCGCTCGTCAGGATCAGCGGTGGCGGCGGCATTTGGCGGCTTTAGTGCCATATCGCCCAGGAGGTGCCTATCTCGACTGTGCGACGGGTACTGCCGATGTCCTCTTGACTGTGGGACACAAGCACCCCGAATACAGCGAGCTCATCGGGGCCGATATCTCCGCAGAGATGCTGGCCATCGGCCAAACCAAGGTGAACACGAGCGGCCTTAAGCAGGCGGTGCGTCTCACTCGTATGAGTGCCGAGGCCTTGGCCTTACCTGATGCCAAATTTGACTGCGTCAGTATTTCGTTCGGCCTGCGCAACGTCGTGGATCGGGGCAAGGCCTTGCAGGAGTTCCACCGTGTGCTCAAAATTGGCGGCACACTGCTGATCCTGGAGTTCTTTATTCCTAAGCGCGGGTTACTGGGTGCGGTGTTTCAACTTTATTTCCACCACATCTTGCCTTTCATAGGTGGGATTTTAAGCGACCGCGACGCCTACAAATATCTACCCCAAAGTGTGGGATCGTTTTATACACCGGACGAGCTACGCTCCGCTCTTTATGAGCGAGGATATATCGTCGATTCCGTGAAATCCTATCTTTTCGGTGCTTGCCGTCTGGTGCAGGCTATCAAGCAGTGA